From Aliarcobacter butzleri, the proteins below share one genomic window:
- a CDS encoding biotin synthase — translation MSDNKIYLCAISNIESGTCNEDCKFCTQSVKYKADIERYRRKEIEDIVNEAKKARANKAVGFCLVTAGTGLDDKRLDYVCRAADAVHKAVPDISLIACNGIASYEQLKELKKHGIENYNHNLETAREFYNEICTTHSWDDRYETCLNAKKAGLYLCTGGIFGLGETQENRISMLKSIASLEPMSVPINFFHPNDALPLVKNPLTKQEAFDLVKLARSYLPNQMLMIAGGRELMFGEEQYDVFKHGANALVVGDYLTTGGRDAQDDIDAVTALGYEIAFACHQ, via the coding sequence ATGAGCGATAATAAAATTTATTTATGTGCAATATCAAATATAGAAAGTGGTACTTGTAATGAAGATTGTAAATTCTGTACACAAAGTGTAAAGTACAAAGCTGATATAGAAAGATATAGAAGAAAAGAGATTGAAGATATTGTAAATGAAGCAAAAAAAGCAAGAGCAAATAAAGCTGTTGGATTTTGTTTAGTTACAGCAGGAACTGGTCTTGATGATAAAAGGCTTGATTATGTATGTCGTGCAGCTGATGCTGTTCATAAAGCTGTTCCAGATATTTCACTTATTGCCTGTAATGGAATTGCAAGTTATGAGCAATTAAAAGAGTTAAAAAAACATGGAATAGAAAATTATAACCATAACTTAGAAACTGCTAGAGAGTTTTACAATGAGATTTGTACAACACACTCTTGGGATGATAGATATGAAACTTGTTTAAATGCAAAAAAAGCAGGATTATATTTATGTACTGGTGGAATTTTTGGTTTAGGTGAAACTCAAGAAAATAGAATTTCAATGCTTAAATCAATTGCAAGTTTAGAACCTATGTCAGTTCCAATCAATTTTTTCCATCCAAATGATGCACTTCCATTGGTTAAAAATCCTTTAACAAAACAAGAAGCTTTTGATTTAGTAAAACTTGCAAGAAGTTATCTTCCAAATCAAATGTTAATGATTGCTGGAGGAAGAGAGTTAATGTTTGGTGAAGAACAATATGATGTATTTAAACATGGAGCAAATGCTTTAGTTGTTGGAGATTATTTAACAACAGGTGGAAGAGATGCTCAAGATGATATAGATGCTGTTACAGCTTTAGGATATGAAATAGCTTTCGCTTGTCATCAATAA
- a CDS encoding Rossmann-fold NAD(P)-binding domain-containing protein — protein sequence MNKFENIKTSDFIISFGTFFENNLELKDEVLKSIEKNQTKFVYMFPIDNANLKPFYTQFIKYEVGSEEGICALLLDTFAKNYDEKTKEFINNLDLGYISAESSAGEEEFEEAFEDYKNSNSKILIIGEDIKNHERVDNIIKLLATIKKYSDFDFLILDEDLENKINSCEDFDLEEIEELKSFNGTLVYSLVGVDLPILQASQTFANIAKVKDGENIQIISKNEKINKILKIDEKLTGTVAILNVKNSPNEYKYKQVKIEKE from the coding sequence ATGAATAAATTTGAAAATATAAAAACAAGTGATTTTATCATATCTTTTGGAACATTTTTTGAAAATAATCTTGAATTAAAAGATGAAGTTTTAAAAAGTATAGAAAAAAATCAAACAAAATTTGTATATATGTTTCCTATTGATAATGCAAATTTAAAACCTTTTTACACTCAATTTATAAAATATGAAGTTGGAAGTGAAGAAGGAATTTGTGCCCTACTTCTTGATACTTTTGCAAAAAACTATGATGAAAAAACAAAAGAGTTTATAAATAATCTTGATTTAGGATATATCTCAGCAGAAAGTAGCGCTGGAGAAGAAGAGTTTGAAGAAGCATTTGAAGATTATAAAAATTCAAATTCTAAAATTTTAATTATTGGTGAAGATATAAAAAATCACGAAAGAGTTGATAATATCATCAAATTATTAGCAACTATAAAAAAATATTCAGATTTTGATTTTCTCATTTTAGATGAAGATTTAGAAAATAAAATAAACTCTTGTGAAGATTTTGATTTAGAAGAGATTGAAGAGTTAAAATCTTTTAATGGAACTTTAGTTTATTCTTTAGTTGGAGTTGATTTACCTATATTACAAGCAAGTCAAACATTTGCAAATATAGCAAAAGTAAAAGATGGCGAAAATATACAAATTATCTCTAAAAATGAAAAGATAAATAAAATTCTAAAAATAGATGAAAAACTAACAGGAACAGTTGCTATTTTAAATGTAAAGAATAGTCCAAATGAATACAAATATAAACAAGTAAAGATTGAAAAGGAGTAA
- a CDS encoding UDP-N-acetylmuramate dehydrogenase: protein MNSVKIVDFKRYSSIHIGPLKEVLVINEIGDYKDYQIIGRANNLLISPNCEKRFAILGEEFDYIKEDENFLYVGCATTSGKLLTYTRKNNIANLEFLAKLPGNLGGLVKMNAGLKSWEVFNYIEKIKTKDGYINKEDIDFSYRETKINTIVYEVVFRKEYGFSQDMLKEFTKMRDNQPNMASAGSCFKNPKGDFAGRLIEAVGLKGHKVGDMGFSEQHANFLVNYGNGTFEDAITLINLAKEKIKKAFDINIEEEIIIYN, encoded by the coding sequence ATGAATAGCGTAAAAATAGTTGACTTTAAAAGATATTCATCTATTCATATAGGTCCTTTAAAAGAAGTTTTAGTTATAAATGAAATAGGTGATTATAAAGATTATCAAATAATTGGAAGAGCAAATAATCTACTTATTTCTCCAAATTGTGAAAAAAGATTTGCCATTTTAGGTGAAGAATTTGATTACATAAAAGAAGATGAAAATTTTTTATATGTAGGTTGTGCAACAACAAGTGGAAAACTTCTAACATATACAAGAAAAAATAATATAGCAAATTTAGAATTTTTAGCAAAATTACCTGGAAATTTAGGCGGTTTAGTAAAAATGAATGCTGGACTTAAATCTTGGGAAGTTTTTAACTATATTGAAAAAATAAAAACAAAAGATGGATATATCAATAAAGAAGATATTGATTTTTCATATAGAGAAACAAAAATAAATACTATAGTTTATGAAGTAGTTTTTCGTAAAGAGTATGGCTTTTCACAAGATATGCTAAAAGAGTTTACAAAAATGCGAGATAACCAACCAAATATGGCAAGTGCTGGAAGCTGTTTTAAAAATCCAAAAGGTGATTTTGCAGGACGACTTATAGAAGCAGTTGGACTAAAAGGTCATAAAGTTGGGGATATGGGATTTTCTGAACAACATGCAAATTTTTTAGTAAATTATGGAAATGGAACTTTTGAAGATGCCATAACTTTGATAAATTTAGCAAAAGAAAAAATCAAAAAAGCATTTGACATAAATATAGAGGAAGAAATTATCATTTATAATTAA
- a CDS encoding menaquinone biosynthesis family protein — translation MSKIISVGHSPDADDIFMYYAIKFGWVSLDDAKFENIALDIETLNQATLKGIYDICAISFALYPFVKDDYALLKTAVSFGQGYGPKLIKRKGTTLKRNFKVALSGEFTTNALLFKIAYPDARITYMNFLDIEKAVLDGTVDAGVLIHESILTYNNELEVEREIWDIWVELCEGEDLPLPLGGMCLRRSIPLHDAIKYENALIKAVDVANKNRKTLAPMLLEKGLIRVDASTLDKYLDLYANDTSVKMSEIQYKALDKLFSLGYKHGHYQNLIKAEDFLIPSEYEELRSR, via the coding sequence ATGAGCAAAATTATTAGTGTAGGTCATTCACCTGATGCCGATGATATATTTATGTATTATGCTATTAAATTTGGCTGGGTAAGTTTAGATGACGCAAAATTTGAAAATATTGCTTTAGATATAGAGACTTTAAATCAAGCAACACTAAAAGGCATTTATGATATTTGTGCTATTTCATTTGCTTTATATCCATTTGTAAAAGATGATTATGCTTTACTTAAAACTGCTGTTTCATTTGGACAAGGTTATGGACCAAAACTTATAAAGAGAAAAGGAACTACTTTAAAAAGAAACTTCAAAGTAGCACTTAGTGGTGAATTTACAACAAATGCCCTTTTATTTAAAATTGCTTATCCCGATGCAAGAATTACTTACATGAACTTTTTAGATATAGAAAAAGCAGTTCTTGATGGAACTGTTGATGCTGGAGTTTTAATCCATGAATCTATTTTAACTTATAATAATGAGTTAGAAGTTGAACGAGAAATTTGGGATATTTGGGTTGAATTATGTGAAGGAGAAGATTTACCTCTTCCACTTGGTGGAATGTGTTTAAGACGTTCTATTCCACTTCATGATGCTATAAAATATGAAAATGCTTTAATAAAAGCTGTTGATGTTGCAAACAAAAATAGAAAAACTTTAGCTCCAATGTTACTTGAAAAAGGTCTTATCAGAGTTGATGCATCAACTTTAGATAAATATTTAGACCTTTATGCAAACGATACTTCAGTAAAAATGAGTGAAATCCAATATAAAGCCTTGGATAAACTTTTTAGTTTAGGTTATAAACATGGGCACTATCAAAATTTGATAAAAGCAGAAGATTTTTTAATTCCAAGCGAATATGAAGAGTTAAGAAGTAGATGA
- a CDS encoding AMIN domain-containing protein, producing the protein MKTLFLFTLGALLAISLNARENPFALYEEETGKMYEFNENLTTPEAIQEAEYIKKVQQQMQNANKNEKKSTPVPPTPVVPKTYTKQEVDSLIQKTKQQTEQKAKEIVKKEIAKKEPEQVVYVKPRADVADDNEALTTKNILPFVKIEFNDNKILIHTTHEMFKKFSIEKEKKLALDFKGKVSFNSKKDNLTSKNFKSVAVGNHEKAGFFRVAVELANKPSKYSVDYKENIVTITSK; encoded by the coding sequence ATGAAAACTTTATTTTTATTTACATTGGGTGCTTTATTAGCAATAAGTTTAAATGCAAGAGAAAATCCATTTGCTTTGTATGAAGAAGAAACAGGTAAAATGTATGAATTTAATGAAAATTTAACTACACCTGAAGCAATTCAGGAAGCTGAATATATAAAAAAAGTACAACAACAAATGCAAAATGCAAATAAAAATGAAAAAAAGAGTACTCCTGTGCCTCCAACACCAGTTGTTCCAAAAACATATACTAAACAAGAAGTTGATTCTTTAATTCAAAAAACAAAACAACAAACTGAACAAAAAGCAAAAGAAATTGTAAAAAAAGAGATTGCAAAAAAAGAGCCTGAACAAGTTGTATATGTTAAACCAAGAGCAGATGTTGCAGATGATAATGAAGCTTTGACGACAAAAAATATTTTACCATTTGTTAAAATTGAATTTAATGATAATAAAATATTAATTCATACTACTCATGAGATGTTTAAAAAGTTCTCTATTGAAAAAGAGAAAAAATTAGCTCTTGATTTTAAAGGAAAAGTTTCATTTAACTCAAAAAAAGACAACTTAACTTCAAAAAATTTTAAATCAGTTGCAGTTGGAAATCATGAGAAAGCAGGGTTTTTTAGAGTTGCAGTTGAGTTAGCAAATAAACCTTCAAAATATAGCGTAGATTATAAAGAGAATATTGTAACAATTACTTCTAAATAA
- a CDS encoding ATP-binding protein, whose protein sequence is MKEVINFIKAKNIEDTTFFAQLKCSVEEAKILQFMSKEFVNGRDTLCVIDILTEFYDTKNYEHLEKLDLIKSLLEFGWLIQVSFDQVKLSEASKLELINSNVSLSSAYLKMLENGSSDFVLPEIKNYSDHLEYLQDQFFRIDLAQQLNVVKKNFDVNSPSSNRLKSKLLLLENRIKERIKVTSNSIMLEDFFKENNLNEQEQTLFLALLKEEYSGGDGSLRDMNSLIELISSDDYEKIKYRSLLEESSTLVSKSLIDYDEVLTPFGGINRNFYIPDEVLYKISHPTKKSTSVGKIKLDTIIKEQDMFELISTTKNLDDVILNEKTKETLDLLLKQVDKDVINRLKQWGIKDKKRGIEAKIIFYGVAGTGKTLTALALAKSLKKEVLSFDCSKILSMYIGESEKNVRSIFDKYYELRSQTKSEPILLLNEADQFLSARSSGNTSSSDKMHNQMQNIFLEQIERFDGILIATTNLLENLDKAFSRRFNYKIEFVKPNKNQRIALWKKLLPSNLPLEKDFDIEELAKYELTGGQIELVIKNTAYKIAVNDNPIFKLEDFKEQITKEQKGQFDSETKVGFF, encoded by the coding sequence ATGAAAGAGGTAATAAATTTTATAAAGGCAAAAAATATTGAGGATACGACTTTTTTTGCCCAACTAAAATGTTCGGTTGAAGAAGCTAAAATATTACAATTTATGTCAAAAGAGTTTGTAAATGGAAGAGATACACTTTGCGTAATTGATATATTGACTGAATTTTATGATACAAAAAACTATGAACATTTAGAAAAATTAGATTTAATAAAATCTCTTTTAGAGTTTGGTTGGTTAATACAAGTTTCTTTTGACCAAGTAAAGTTAAGTGAAGCTTCAAAACTTGAGTTAATCAACTCAAATGTATCTTTATCAAGTGCTTATTTAAAAATGTTAGAAAATGGAAGTAGCGATTTTGTACTACCAGAAATCAAAAACTATTCAGACCATTTGGAATATTTACAAGACCAATTTTTTAGAATAGATTTAGCTCAACAGCTAAATGTAGTTAAGAAAAATTTTGATGTAAACAGTCCTAGTTCAAATAGGCTAAAATCAAAACTTTTACTTTTAGAAAATAGAATAAAAGAGAGAATAAAAGTTACTTCTAACTCAATTATGCTTGAAGATTTTTTTAAAGAAAATAATCTAAATGAACAAGAACAAACTCTATTTTTAGCACTTCTAAAAGAGGAATATTCTGGAGGAGATGGAAGTTTAAGAGATATGAATTCTTTAATTGAATTAATCTCAAGTGATGATTATGAAAAAATTAAATATAGAAGTTTACTTGAAGAGAGTTCCACTTTAGTTTCAAAATCACTTATTGATTATGATGAAGTTTTAACTCCTTTTGGTGGAATAAATAGAAATTTTTATATTCCAGATGAAGTTTTATACAAAATTTCTCATCCTACTAAAAAAAGTACATCTGTTGGAAAAATCAAACTTGATACAATCATAAAAGAGCAAGATATGTTTGAGCTAATCTCTACAACAAAAAATTTAGATGATGTAATTTTAAATGAAAAAACAAAAGAGACTTTAGATTTACTTTTAAAACAAGTTGATAAAGATGTAATAAATAGATTGAAACAGTGGGGAATAAAAGATAAAAAAAGAGGAATTGAAGCAAAAATAATCTTTTATGGAGTTGCTGGAACTGGAAAAACTTTAACAGCCCTTGCTTTAGCAAAATCTTTGAAAAAAGAGGTTTTAAGCTTTGACTGTTCAAAAATCTTATCAATGTATATTGGTGAGAGTGAAAAAAATGTTAGAAGTATTTTTGATAAATATTATGAACTAAGAAGCCAAACAAAAAGTGAGCCAATCTTACTTTTAAATGAAGCTGACCAATTTTTAAGTGCGAGAAGTAGTGGAAATACAAGTAGTAGTGATAAAATGCACAATCAAATGCAAAATATCTTTTTAGAACAAATTGAAAGATTTGATGGAATATTAATCGCAACTACAAACTTACTTGAAAATTTAGACAAAGCCTTTTCAAGAAGATTCAACTACAAAATTGAGTTTGTAAAACCAAATAAAAATCAAAGAATTGCTCTTTGGAAAAAACTTCTTCCTTCAAATTTACCACTTGAAAAAGATTTTGATATAGAAGAGTTAGCAAAATACGAACTTACTGGTGGGCAAATAGAACTTGTTATAAAAAATACAGCATATAAAATAGCAGTAAATGACAATCCTATTTTTAAACTTGAAGATTTTAAAGAACAAATAACAAAAGAACAAAAAGGTCAATTTGATAGTGAAACTAAAGTTGGATTTTTTTAA
- the topA gene encoding type I DNA topoisomerase, which translates to MKNLVIVESPAKAKTISKFLGNDFIVMASMGHVRDLPKSSLGFDPNDNFKPKYQISTDKKKVITDLKKHISKDTTIYLAADEDREGEAIAWHLIPALKIEKNPIKRIVFHEITKDAILKALENPRDVDQNLVDAQQARRILDRAVGYELSPLLWKKVRYGLSAGRVQSVAVRIIVDRENEIRAFVPEEYWKIKADFINPELKAELAKENGKTLKISNEKQALEIEASLKQGSYKLVDIEEKESTRNPAAPFTTSTLQQEASRKLGFSVKQTMIIAQQLYEGNVGNIPNHTGGLITYMRTDSLNLSTVATTAAKAVIEEEYGKEYALNKPRVYTTKSKGAQEAHEAIRPVNLALRPSQIKEFVEPAQYRLYSLIWKRTLATQMAQAKIANTTYKIEAGKNKEFEFQVKGQRIIFAGFMKAYTEGSDNPEAALDSSEKILPNIKEGTILELEKLESEQNFTKPPARYTEASLVKKLESEGIGRPSTYAPTISTIQAREYVSKTEDNKLIPTQTGEIVNSFLVDHFSNIVDLGFTAKIEEEFDEIAEGKIAWEEVMKNFYGGFKKTIDEKESSVSKEDYLQVNELGIDPKSGKPVSARVGRFGPFVQIGTKDDEEKPKFVAIPDNLNMDTITLEEALFLFNLPRVVGNTENGDEIKANIGRFGPYLQVKTKFYSLKTDDPYTIDLNRALEIIKDIDEAKEKSTIKTFDKEKIQILVGQYGPYIKQGRKNFKIPKGKNAEDLTLEECLEIIEKDSKGSTKRTTTKKSATEKKTTAKKTTKKSTDKK; encoded by the coding sequence GTGAAAAATTTAGTAATAGTGGAGTCTCCAGCAAAAGCAAAAACAATCTCAAAATTCTTAGGTAATGATTTTATTGTTATGGCTTCTATGGGGCATGTAAGAGATTTACCAAAATCGAGTTTAGGATTTGATCCAAATGATAATTTTAAACCAAAATATCAAATTAGTACAGATAAGAAAAAAGTTATAACTGATTTAAAAAAACATATATCAAAAGACACCACAATTTACCTAGCTGCCGATGAAGATAGAGAGGGAGAAGCTATTGCTTGGCACTTAATTCCTGCCCTTAAAATCGAAAAAAATCCAATAAAAAGAATAGTTTTTCACGAAATTACAAAAGATGCCATTTTAAAGGCTTTAGAAAATCCAAGAGATGTTGATCAAAATTTAGTTGATGCTCAACAAGCAAGACGTATTTTAGATAGAGCTGTTGGTTATGAACTTTCACCACTTTTATGGAAAAAAGTAAGATATGGGTTAAGTGCAGGAAGAGTTCAATCAGTTGCAGTTAGAATAATCGTAGATAGAGAAAATGAAATAAGAGCCTTTGTTCCTGAAGAGTATTGGAAAATAAAAGCTGATTTTATAAATCCAGAGTTAAAAGCTGAACTTGCAAAAGAAAATGGAAAAACTCTAAAAATCTCAAATGAAAAACAAGCTTTAGAAATTGAAGCTTCATTAAAACAAGGAAGTTATAAATTAGTAGATATTGAAGAAAAAGAGAGCACTAGAAATCCTGCTGCTCCTTTTACAACTTCAACTTTACAACAAGAAGCAAGTAGAAAACTTGGTTTTTCAGTTAAACAAACAATGATTATAGCTCAACAACTTTATGAAGGAAATGTAGGAAATATTCCAAATCATACAGGTGGACTTATAACTTATATGAGAACAGACTCTTTAAATCTTTCAACAGTTGCTACAACTGCAGCAAAAGCTGTAATTGAAGAAGAGTATGGGAAAGAGTATGCTTTAAATAAACCTCGAGTTTATACAACAAAATCAAAAGGTGCACAAGAAGCTCACGAAGCAATTCGTCCTGTAAATCTTGCTTTAAGACCAAGTCAAATAAAAGAGTTTGTTGAACCTGCTCAATATAGACTTTATAGCCTTATTTGGAAAAGAACACTTGCTACTCAAATGGCTCAAGCAAAAATAGCAAATACAACTTACAAAATTGAAGCTGGTAAAAATAAAGAGTTTGAATTTCAAGTAAAAGGTCAAAGAATTATTTTTGCTGGATTTATGAAAGCTTATACAGAAGGTAGTGATAATCCAGAGGCTGCACTTGATAGTAGTGAGAAAATTTTACCAAATATAAAAGAAGGTACTATTTTAGAGTTAGAAAAACTAGAAAGTGAGCAAAATTTCACAAAACCACCTGCTCGTTATACAGAAGCCTCTTTAGTTAAAAAACTTGAGAGTGAAGGAATTGGACGTCCATCAACTTATGCTCCAACTATTTCAACTATTCAAGCAAGAGAATATGTAAGTAAAACAGAAGATAATAAACTAATTCCTACACAAACAGGAGAAATTGTAAATAGTTTCTTAGTTGATCATTTTTCAAATATCGTAGATTTAGGTTTTACAGCTAAAATTGAAGAAGAGTTTGATGAAATTGCAGAAGGAAAAATTGCTTGGGAAGAAGTAATGAAAAACTTTTATGGTGGTTTCAAAAAAACTATCGATGAAAAAGAAAGTAGCGTAAGTAAAGAGGATTATTTACAAGTAAATGAACTTGGAATTGACCCAAAATCAGGAAAACCAGTAAGTGCAAGAGTTGGAAGATTTGGTCCATTTGTACAAATTGGAACAAAAGATGATGAAGAAAAACCAAAATTTGTAGCAATTCCTGATAATTTGAATATGGATACAATTACGCTTGAAGAAGCTTTATTTTTATTTAACCTTCCAAGAGTTGTTGGAAACACAGAAAATGGTGATGAAATAAAAGCAAATATTGGAAGATTTGGTCCATATTTACAAGTAAAAACTAAGTTTTATTCACTTAAAACTGATGATCCTTATACTATCGATTTAAATAGAGCATTAGAGATAATAAAAGATATAGATGAAGCAAAAGAGAAATCAACTATAAAAACTTTTGACAAAGAAAAAATCCAAATTCTTGTTGGTCAATATGGTCCATACATTAAACAAGGAAGAAAAAACTTCAAAATCCCAAAAGGTAAAAATGCTGAAGATTTAACTTTAGAAGAGTGTTTAGAAATTATAGAAAAAGATTCTAAAGGTTCAACAAAAAGAACAACGACAAAAAAATCTGCTACAGAGAAGAAAACTACGGCAAAAAAAACTACAAAAAAAAGTACTGATAAAAAATAA
- a CDS encoding tetratricopeptide repeat protein: MIKIITFFTKLSLPLLSLYVFSGCSNYGKNADVLSSELAIAEQCRNMNITFEKDCYDLISYKNSFAQLRLGLDAQYRGLFDESLKRYTMAKEQGNFYAISLIADLYSNGLGVDMDDKKAFNLLKSTKDIDPIAAYKISYFYFSQGNYVDGVKYLTLAGENGVKTAQNELSILYSNGQYIEPDLEKSEFWTLQYQENNDDFMKRIYGR, from the coding sequence ATGATTAAAATTATTACATTTTTTACAAAGTTATCTTTACCACTTTTATCCCTTTATGTTTTTAGTGGATGTTCAAATTATGGTAAAAATGCAGATGTTTTATCAAGTGAACTTGCAATTGCAGAACAATGTAGAAATATGAATATAACATTTGAAAAAGATTGTTATGATTTGATTTCATATAAGAACTCTTTTGCTCAGCTAAGACTTGGATTAGACGCTCAATATAGGGGATTGTTTGACGAATCACTAAAAAGATATACTATGGCTAAAGAACAAGGTAATTTTTATGCAATATCTTTAATTGCTGATTTGTATAGTAATGGATTAGGCGTTGATATGGATGATAAAAAAGCATTTAACCTTTTAAAAAGTACAAAAGATATCGATCCAATAGCTGCTTATAAAATATCATATTTCTATTTTTCACAAGGAAACTATGTAGATGGAGTTAAATATTTGACTCTTGCTGGAGAAAATGGCGTAAAAACTGCACAAAATGAATTAAGTATTCTTTATTCAAATGGGCAATATATTGAGCCAGATTTAGAAAAAAGTGAGTTTTGGACTCTTCAATATCAAGAGAACAATGACGATTTTATGAAAAGAATTTATGGAAGATAG
- a CDS encoding YfcE family phosphodiesterase, with product MKIGILSDSHLKSGYAKEVIDLLKEKNCEYLIHAGDFCCEKNLQLLKESNLKYIVVFGNNDRDLFDLASKYNIKSEPYYFKIEDLKFKLMHLPYHLTPDSNIVIFGHTHKFHCEYTNKTLFLNPGEVCAREEPIISCMQLEINENEYIITRYFRNINENNFMKEEFKYER from the coding sequence ATGAAGATTGGTATTCTATCGGATAGTCACCTAAAAAGTGGCTATGCAAAAGAGGTAATTGATTTATTAAAAGAAAAAAATTGTGAATATCTGATTCATGCTGGAGATTTTTGTTGTGAAAAGAATCTTCAACTTTTAAAAGAATCAAATCTAAAATATATTGTAGTTTTTGGAAATAACGATAGAGATTTATTTGATTTAGCTTCTAAATATAATATTAAATCTGAACCATATTATTTCAAAATAGAAGATTTAAAATTTAAACTTATGCACTTACCATATCACTTAACTCCAGATAGTAATATAGTTATTTTTGGGCATACACACAAATTTCATTGTGAATATACAAATAAAACTCTGTTTTTAAATCCAGGAGAAGTTTGTGCAAGAGAAGAACCAATAATTTCGTGTATGCAACTTGAAATTAATGAAAATGAGTATATAATCACTCGCTATTTTAGAAATATAAATGAAAACAATTTTATGAAAGAAGAGTTTAAATATGAGCGATAA
- a CDS encoding FtsB family cell division protein: MKQKKTKGYQGFILVAVISLLATIYLSYHTVNVLFGDNSLQVYSDLKHKKEWLESEILRLQRENAYLQKEYFELKNLEPEE; the protein is encoded by the coding sequence ATGAAACAAAAAAAAACTAAAGGATATCAAGGATTTATCTTAGTAGCAGTGATATCACTGCTAGCTACGATATATCTTTCTTATCATACAGTTAATGTTCTCTTTGGTGATAACTCTTTGCAAGTTTATAGTGATTTAAAACACAAAAAAGAGTGGTTAGAAAGTGAAATATTGAGATTACAAAGAGAAAATGCTTATTTACAAAAAGAGTATTTTGAACTAAAAAATTTGGAGCCAGAAGAATGA